The following coding sequences are from one Marinoscillum sp. 108 window:
- a CDS encoding DUF4276 family protein → MKRLIIIGEGQTEQAFCEEILRPHFYSHDIQIESPTISKTGGGIVAWHHLKDDIMRYLSRPDVYVTLLIDYYGIQDKHAFPEWENAKQIPPRPGLANRMDHLEQGMATDIPDAVRYRFIPYIQLHEFEALLFANKEVFDRSFTANEFEDYDYLNETITAFPNPEDINDGTETAPSKRLERILTNYTSHKPSTKALWGPLLADAIGLKVIRNKCPRFNAWIETLENI, encoded by the coding sequence ATGAAGCGACTAATCATCATTGGGGAAGGGCAAACGGAACAGGCTTTTTGCGAAGAAATTCTACGGCCACATTTTTACAGTCATGATATCCAAATAGAAAGTCCCACCATCTCAAAGACTGGCGGAGGTATTGTGGCTTGGCACCATTTGAAAGACGACATAATGAGATATCTGTCACGACCGGATGTTTACGTGACACTACTGATTGACTACTACGGCATACAAGATAAGCACGCCTTTCCCGAATGGGAAAATGCGAAGCAAATACCACCGCGACCAGGACTGGCCAATCGCATGGATCACCTAGAGCAGGGTATGGCTACTGATATTCCCGATGCTGTCCGCTACCGATTCATTCCATACATCCAATTGCACGAATTTGAAGCGTTGTTATTTGCCAACAAGGAAGTGTTCGATCGCTCATTTACTGCAAATGAATTTGAAGACTATGATTATCTGAATGAGACCATTACTGCGTTCCCGAATCCAGAAGACATCAACGACGGGACGGAGACTGCCCCTTCCAAACGCCTCGAAAGGATATTAACCAATTATACTTCTCACAAACCAAGTACCAAGGCACTTTGGGGGCCACTTTTAGCAGATGCCATTGGCTTGAAGGTAATCAGAAACAAATGTCCGCGCTTCAATGCATGGATTGAAACCCTGGAGAATATTTAA
- a CDS encoding AAA family ATPase: protein MIDYLEIQGYKSIKDLKIELKPINILIGSNGAGKSNFVSFFKLLRAIFNQQLRRYVLEEGKADHLLYFGRKTTEHLFGKIIFKDGHYNNAYHFTLAQNRNGGLFLEEEAAGYNVHRDSLSSNYFKNYNLEESEAATANFPRNQYLRDYLKELQFFHFHDTSSKSSLRRECDVEDNLYLKHDGSNLPAYLYYLKIKHPVIYKRIAFTVRSVAPFFDSFILEPSRINDGKIELRWTEADDPDSNFGASQFSDGTIRFIALTTLLMQPEPPEVIIIDEPELGLHPMAISKLAGMIQSASSSTQLIISTQSVNLVDQFDAEDIITVDRSKEEKQSIFRRLQKEDLSVWLGDHTMGELWQRNIIGAGQPYKQ, encoded by the coding sequence ATGATAGACTATTTGGAAATACAAGGATACAAGTCCATCAAAGATTTGAAAATAGAGTTGAAACCTATCAATATACTCATAGGTAGTAATGGCGCGGGTAAAAGTAATTTTGTTTCATTCTTCAAGCTGCTACGGGCGATTTTTAATCAGCAGTTGCGGCGCTATGTATTGGAAGAGGGCAAAGCGGATCATCTCCTCTACTTTGGCCGGAAAACTACGGAACATTTGTTTGGAAAGATCATTTTCAAAGATGGGCATTACAACAATGCTTATCATTTTACTCTGGCCCAAAACAGAAATGGAGGGTTGTTTTTAGAGGAGGAGGCAGCCGGCTATAATGTTCACAGAGATAGTTTGAGCTCTAATTACTTCAAGAATTACAATCTAGAGGAAAGTGAAGCGGCTACAGCCAACTTCCCTAGAAATCAATATCTGCGTGATTACCTGAAAGAGTTACAATTCTTTCATTTTCACGACACCTCTTCCAAGAGTAGCCTAAGGCGGGAGTGTGATGTAGAGGACAACCTTTACCTAAAGCATGATGGGTCCAACCTGCCAGCGTATTTGTATTACCTGAAAATCAAGCACCCTGTTATTTATAAGCGCATAGCCTTTACAGTTCGAAGTGTTGCACCGTTTTTTGATTCCTTTATACTGGAGCCAAGCCGAATCAACGATGGTAAAATAGAGCTGCGCTGGACTGAAGCCGATGATCCTGACTCCAACTTTGGGGCATCTCAGTTTTCTGACGGTACCATCCGGTTTATAGCGTTGACTACTCTGCTAATGCAGCCCGAACCACCTGAGGTAATAATCATTGATGAACCGGAGTTGGGGCTTCATCCTATGGCTATCAGTAAACTGGCAGGCATGATTCAGTCTGCTTCCAGCAGCACACAGCTAATCATCTCTACACAATCTGTAAACCTAGTAGATCAGTTTGATGCAGAAGATATCATCACGGTGGATCGTAGCAAGGAAGAAAAGCAGTCTATTTTCAGACGCTTGCAAAAAGAGGATCTTTCTGTGTGGCTAGGAGACCATACCATGGGTGAGCTGTGGCAGAGAAATATTATTGGGGCAGGTCAACCGTACAAGCAATGA
- a CDS encoding site-specific DNA-methyltransferase — MPTLHWIGKEKVINHHRDVPYKVMEHQYRFEAVTANEGKQSGEIASQARDDGNDHSGNKIIHGDNLEALKSLLPEYEGKIKCIYIDPPYNTGNEGWVYNDNVNDPKMKKWLGEVVGKESEDLSRHDKWLCMMYPRLKLLHKLLAQDGAIFISLDDNASFFCVPMMNEIFGSNNFVTSVIWEKADSPRNSARQFSTDHDFILVYSKSPEWIPNKLPRTDKSNSIYTNPDNDRRGLWIPGDPYANKPYSKGEYEITGPTGRRFSPPKGRYWRVSEKKLKELDKDGRVWWGPTNNARPSIKRYLNEVSDLVPRTLWKKDEVGSNRTSKNEIRSIFPESSSFDTPKPIELIERVLQIASDKNAIILDSFAGSGTTAHAVLNLNKQDGGHRKFILVEMEDYAETITAERVRRVMNGYGEGTKAVEGTGGSFDYYTLGQPIFLEDGLLNEAIGVDKIREYVWYSETKSPLLGAAREGEDEAYFLGSAHDTAYYFYYEPDQITVLDTDFLRTLQTKADQYIIYADKCLLDESLMQKYHIVFKKIPRDITRF; from the coding sequence ATGCCTACACTCCACTGGATAGGAAAAGAAAAAGTGATCAACCACCATCGCGACGTGCCTTACAAGGTGATGGAGCATCAGTACCGTTTTGAAGCCGTCACTGCAAATGAAGGGAAGCAGTCTGGAGAGATCGCTTCGCAAGCTCGCGATGACGGTAATGACCATAGTGGCAACAAAATCATCCATGGTGACAACCTGGAAGCCCTCAAAAGCCTGCTGCCGGAGTATGAAGGCAAAATAAAATGCATCTACATAGACCCGCCCTACAACACTGGCAATGAAGGCTGGGTGTATAACGACAATGTGAACGACCCCAAGATGAAAAAGTGGCTGGGCGAAGTGGTGGGCAAAGAAAGCGAAGACCTGAGCCGACACGATAAGTGGCTCTGCATGATGTACCCCAGACTGAAGCTACTCCATAAGCTGCTGGCGCAAGATGGGGCTATTTTCATATCATTAGATGACAATGCTTCTTTTTTCTGCGTTCCGATGATGAATGAAATCTTTGGCTCAAATAATTTCGTTACGAGTGTGATTTGGGAAAAAGCTGACTCCCCTCGTAACTCAGCCAGACAATTCTCCACTGACCATGATTTCATTTTGGTTTATTCAAAAAGTCCTGAATGGATTCCTAACAAATTGCCACGAACAGACAAATCAAATTCCATTTATACTAACCCCGATAATGACCGTAGAGGTCTCTGGATTCCAGGTGACCCTTATGCAAATAAACCTTATTCTAAAGGAGAGTATGAAATAACTGGACCAACCGGCAGAAGGTTTTCTCCTCCAAAAGGGCGCTATTGGAGAGTCTCTGAGAAAAAGCTTAAAGAGTTGGATAAAGACGGAAGAGTATGGTGGGGCCCTACCAACAATGCTAGACCAAGCATAAAAAGATATTTAAATGAAGTGTCCGATTTGGTTCCAAGGACTTTATGGAAAAAAGATGAGGTTGGTAGTAATAGGACCTCAAAAAATGAAATTAGGTCAATCTTCCCTGAATCATCTTCTTTTGATACTCCAAAACCAATTGAACTTATCGAACGGGTTCTTCAAATCGCCTCTGACAAAAACGCTATCATCCTCGACTCCTTTGCTGGCTCTGGCACCACCGCCCATGCGGTGCTCAATCTAAACAAGCAGGATGGTGGCCACCGCAAGTTTATCCTGGTGGAGATGGAAGACTATGCGGAGACCATCACCGCAGAGCGGGTGCGCCGCGTGATGAATGGATACGGTGAAGGCACCAAAGCAGTAGAAGGCACAGGCGGCAGCTTTGACTACTACACGCTGGGGCAGCCCATCTTTCTGGAGGACGGCCTGCTCAATGAAGCCATCGGCGTAGACAAAATCAGGGAGTACGTGTGGTACTCAGAGACAAAAAGTCCCCTCCTGGGAGCCGCCCGGGAGGGTGAGGATGAAGCTTATTTTCTGGGTTCAGCCCATGACACGGCCTATTACTTTTACTACGAGCCGGATCAGATCACGGTACTGGACACAGACTTTCTCCGCACGCTCCAAACCAAAGCAGACCAGTACATCATCTATGCAGACAAATGCCTGCTGGATGAAAGTCTGATGCAGAAGTATCACATTGTGTTTAAGAAAATACCAAGGGATATTACTAGATTTTAA
- a CDS encoding HU family DNA-binding protein has protein sequence MAIKFNVIERGEPGVTGGGTKKFYANTITAGEKDIDQLTKSIEKISTVSGADIRAVLYALVEVAADELSNGNIVRLGDLGNMRVSISSSGYATADEVKSTAIKSNKVIFTPGKKLKEMQKLITYQKA, from the coding sequence ATGGCAATCAAATTCAATGTAATCGAGCGGGGCGAACCCGGGGTGACCGGTGGCGGCACCAAAAAATTCTATGCCAACACCATCACCGCTGGTGAAAAGGACATAGACCAGCTGACCAAGTCCATCGAGAAGATCAGTACAGTGAGTGGGGCTGACATTCGTGCAGTGCTATACGCACTGGTAGAGGTGGCGGCAGATGAGCTGAGCAATGGCAACATCGTACGTCTGGGAGACCTGGGCAATATGCGGGTGTCCATCAGCAGCAGCGGCTATGCCACAGCAGATGAGGTGAAAAGCACCGCCATCAAAAGCAATAAGGTGATCTTCACACCAGGCAAAAAACTAAAGGAAATGCAAAAGCTAATTACCTATCAGAAAGCCTGA
- a CDS encoding ComEC/Rec2 family competence protein has translation MKEQMNMVIKGAVLSLFLLLFAGASAQMTIHVINVGQGNCVFVEGPKVDGKRRTLIFDGGKSERSYEIVDYLTRLGYMPDKTVIDYMVVSHKDADHFEGFMGLLSAGYDIDTFYHSGSDKVQKDYDTEFIPQVKKLARKLYVMKPGYSINMGNGALITCMVSGGQLIGGEVIEDLSENDKSIGLLFEYGDFEFFSAGDLGGGKFAADEKCTNRSTSQKNIESSLLRAMQRERFIERDKGIEVLHVSHHGSESSTNYEFMNGMSPTVAVISVGQNQSTTYQHPRIDIVERVLMAQAPCITVPPALVLQTEEGLDKGKTSFEGLVVGDIIIEVDASGDYKISTTGEFEGTSTDSVPPGLWGEFKKD, from the coding sequence ATGAAAGAGCAAATGAATATGGTCATCAAAGGAGCTGTTTTGAGCTTGTTCCTTCTGTTGTTTGCAGGCGCTTCTGCACAGATGACCATTCATGTGATCAATGTGGGCCAGGGCAACTGTGTGTTTGTGGAGGGTCCCAAAGTGGATGGCAAACGCCGCACACTGATCTTTGATGGAGGTAAGTCGGAGCGCAGCTATGAGATCGTGGATTACCTCACCCGGCTGGGCTACATGCCAGACAAGACGGTCATAGACTATATGGTGGTGTCTCACAAGGATGCGGATCATTTTGAGGGGTTCATGGGACTGCTCAGTGCCGGATACGACATAGATACTTTCTATCACAGCGGCAGTGACAAGGTGCAAAAGGACTATGATACGGAGTTTATCCCGCAGGTGAAGAAGCTGGCCCGAAAACTCTATGTGATGAAACCCGGCTATAGCATCAACATGGGCAATGGGGCACTGATTACCTGCATGGTCTCTGGTGGTCAGCTCATAGGTGGTGAAGTGATAGAGGACCTGTCTGAGAATGATAAAAGCATCGGGTTGCTTTTTGAATATGGTGATTTTGAGTTTTTCTCGGCGGGCGATTTGGGTGGTGGTAAGTTTGCCGCCGATGAGAAGTGTACCAACCGGTCTACCAGCCAAAAGAACATAGAGAGTTCCTTGCTGCGGGCGATGCAGCGGGAGCGTTTTATAGAGCGGGATAAGGGGATAGAAGTCCTGCACGTGTCACACCATGGCAGTGAGAGTAGTACCAACTATGAGTTTATGAATGGGATGTCGCCCACTGTGGCGGTGATTTCTGTGGGGCAAAACCAGTCTACCACTTATCAGCATCCACGCATCGATATTGTGGAACGCGTGCTGATGGCTCAGGCGCCGTGTATCACGGTACCCCCGGCACTGGTGTTGCAAACCGAGGAGGGATTGGACAAGGGCAAAACAAGTTTTGAAGGCCTGGTGGTGGGAGACATTATCATAGAGGTGGATGCCTCCGGTGACTATAAAATTAGCACCACTGGTGAGTTTGAGGGCACCTCCACAGACTCTGTGCCACCTGGCTTGTGGGGTGAGTTTAAAAAAGACTAG
- a CDS encoding hemolysin III family protein, whose amino-acid sequence MTKSPITYYPHKEEVLNVITHFLGFVLSVAALALLVTFASIYGTVWHIVSFSIFGSTMVVLYLASTLYHSARRKTLRQKLNVFDHSAIYLLIAGTYTPYCLVALNGTIGWVLFGITWGLAVVGILFKIFYTGKYDRLSTIGYVLMGWVAVFAARPLYESLQSEALLYLILGGVSYTIGAIFYSLGKVKYNHAIFHLWVLLGTAFHFVSIFFYLWN is encoded by the coding sequence ATGACTAAGTCTCCCATCACTTATTACCCACACAAAGAGGAAGTCCTCAATGTAATCACTCACTTTTTGGGCTTTGTGCTCAGTGTGGCAGCACTGGCCCTGCTGGTCACGTTTGCCAGTATATATGGCACGGTATGGCACATTGTGAGCTTCAGCATATTTGGCAGCACCATGGTGGTGCTGTACCTGGCGTCCACCCTCTACCACTCGGCTCGCAGGAAAACCCTTCGCCAAAAACTGAATGTCTTTGACCACTCCGCCATTTATCTGCTCATCGCGGGCACCTACACCCCCTACTGCCTGGTGGCGCTCAATGGCACCATTGGCTGGGTACTCTTTGGGATTACCTGGGGATTGGCTGTGGTCGGTATTCTTTTTAAAATATTTTACACAGGAAAGTATGACCGACTCTCTACCATTGGTTATGTGCTGATGGGCTGGGTGGCTGTGTTTGCAGCCAGGCCCCTATATGAGAGCCTGCAGTCAGAGGCACTTTTGTATTTGATTCTGGGAGGAGTCAGTTACACCATTGGTGCCATATTCTATTCTTTAGGAAAGGTAAAATACAATCACGCCATTTTTCATCTGTGGGTATTGCTGGGCACAGCATTCCATTTCGTGTCCATCTTTTTTTATCTCTGGAATTGA
- a CDS encoding NAD(P)/FAD-dependent oxidoreductase: MREFDLVVSPEVGFDEDQLTTYLRQQGMLSAEEYFQIIRRSIDARQKQIKINLRVQTDTQPIDLEFVEYFQQAHQISGCPEVIIIGAGPAGLFAAIKAIENGLRPIVLERGKDVRTRRRDLAAINKDHVVNPESNYCFGEGGAGTYSDGKLYTRSKKRGSVRRVFEILVAHGAPREILVEAHPHIGTNKLPNIVTALRETIEAAGGQVLFDSKVTDLILESNEIKGVKLQDGSTIHGVATVLATGHSARDIFHLLHDKQIKIEAKPFALGVRVEHPQQLIDRIQYKCENRGEYLPASSYGVVAQTVLHKTERGVFSFCMCPGGFIVPSATAPGEVVVNGMSPSRRNSKYANSGIVVAVELEDIKAFHQFGPLAALEFQASVERQAWQLGGQTQQAPAQRLADFVNGKVSDSLNETSYQPGLASVNMDEVLPDFIAPRLRDGFKVFGKKMKGYLTNEAQIVGVESRTSSPVRIPRDKETLAHPEIKNLFPCGEGAGYAGGIASAAMDGEKVMAAVIASLRH, encoded by the coding sequence ATGCGTGAATTCGATCTTGTGGTGTCCCCCGAAGTGGGTTTTGACGAAGACCAGCTTACTACCTACCTCAGGCAGCAGGGAATGCTTTCTGCTGAGGAATATTTTCAGATCATCCGCAGATCGATTGATGCGCGTCAGAAACAAATCAAGATTAATCTCCGTGTACAGACAGATACTCAGCCCATTGACCTGGAGTTTGTGGAGTATTTTCAGCAGGCCCACCAGATCTCCGGATGTCCTGAGGTGATTATTATAGGTGCAGGACCTGCCGGGCTCTTTGCGGCCATCAAAGCCATAGAAAATGGCCTGCGGCCTATCGTACTGGAGCGAGGCAAGGATGTAAGAACCCGACGCAGAGACCTGGCCGCCATCAACAAGGACCATGTGGTGAACCCTGAAAGCAACTACTGCTTCGGGGAAGGTGGCGCGGGTACTTACTCTGATGGGAAGCTCTATACTCGTTCCAAAAAGCGGGGCAGTGTACGACGTGTCTTTGAAATACTGGTGGCTCACGGCGCCCCCAGAGAGATTCTGGTAGAGGCCCACCCACACATCGGCACCAATAAGCTACCCAACATTGTCACGGCACTGCGGGAAACCATAGAAGCCGCCGGAGGTCAGGTGCTTTTCGATAGCAAAGTCACTGACCTGATTTTGGAAAGCAACGAAATCAAGGGCGTAAAACTACAGGATGGCAGCACCATCCATGGGGTAGCCACTGTGCTGGCCACGGGCCACTCTGCCCGGGATATCTTCCATTTACTGCATGATAAGCAGATAAAAATTGAAGCCAAGCCATTTGCTTTGGGTGTGCGTGTAGAGCACCCGCAGCAGCTCATCGATCGGATTCAGTACAAGTGTGAGAACCGAGGTGAATACTTGCCGGCGTCCTCCTATGGAGTGGTGGCCCAAACGGTACTTCACAAGACGGAGCGTGGGGTCTTTTCCTTCTGTATGTGTCCGGGTGGGTTTATCGTTCCCTCCGCCACAGCTCCTGGCGAAGTGGTGGTCAATGGCATGAGCCCCTCCCGGAGAAACAGTAAGTACGCCAATTCGGGCATTGTGGTAGCTGTGGAACTGGAAGACATCAAAGCCTTTCATCAATTCGGGCCGCTGGCCGCCCTGGAGTTTCAGGCTTCAGTAGAGCGCCAGGCCTGGCAGCTGGGTGGACAGACGCAGCAAGCACCTGCACAGCGCCTCGCTGACTTTGTGAATGGAAAGGTGTCGGATAGCCTGAATGAAACCTCCTACCAGCCGGGGCTTGCTTCCGTGAATATGGACGAGGTACTCCCAGACTTTATCGCTCCACGCCTCAGAGATGGGTTCAAGGTCTTTGGCAAAAAAATGAAAGGTTACCTCACCAATGAGGCGCAGATAGTCGGGGTGGAAAGTCGCACATCGTCACCCGTGAGGATCCCACGTGACAAGGAAACCCTGGCACATCCGGAGATCAAAAATCTTTTCCCATGCGGGGAAGGCGCCGGCTATGCCGGTGGTATTGCCTCGGCAGCTATGGATGGGGAAAAGGTCATGGCAGCCGTCATTGCCAGCCTCAGACACTAA
- a CDS encoding EF-hand domain-containing protein has protein sequence MLTEVRRKKLSYLFNILDSNKNELLQPDDFSQVAEKMSDSLNFEENSKERLRLKLKSLRLYVQLLTDMEKEDVSITRDEWLGLFGSRNTISPKAAKKYIFRTAAYIFTLFDQNEDHIISKKEYYDMFKIYDIDMKYSEMGFEKLDQNHDGQITLSEMVNGFRDFLMSSNPEASGNWIFGDWQEVE, from the coding sequence ATGTTAACAGAAGTAAGAAGGAAAAAACTTTCCTATCTATTCAACATCCTTGATTCTAATAAAAATGAACTGTTGCAGCCTGATGACTTTTCGCAGGTTGCCGAAAAGATGAGCGATTCCCTCAATTTTGAGGAGAACTCCAAAGAGCGGCTGCGTCTAAAGCTGAAGTCTCTGAGGTTGTATGTACAGCTGCTCACAGACATGGAAAAGGAAGACGTTTCCATCACACGGGATGAGTGGTTGGGTCTGTTCGGATCGCGAAATACCATTTCACCCAAGGCGGCGAAGAAGTATATTTTCCGTACGGCCGCTTATATTTTTACGCTTTTTGATCAGAATGAGGATCACATCATTTCCAAAAAGGAGTATTATGACATGTTCAAAATCTATGACATAGACATGAAATATTCTGAAATGGGATTTGAAAAACTGGATCAGAACCATGATGGGCAGATCACCCTTTCTGAGATGGTTAACGGATTCAGAGACTTCCTGATGTCCTCAAACCCTGAGGCATCCGGTAACTGGATTTTTGGTGATTGGCAGGAGGTTGAATAA